CCACCGAGGAGGGCATTTTGCGCAGCCATATGGTAACGCAGGGCGGCCGGCGCCGCGACTCGGTGTACTTCAGCATCCTGAAACCGGAGTGGGACACGCTCCGGATGACCGTTTTTCAGGAATTCGATGCCCGTGGCTAGCCAACCGCAACGCTTCCGGGTATTGCGGCAGCGCGCTGCCAGCTTTGGCCATGCCTTCCGGGGCGTGCGCCTGGCACTGGCCTCCGAGCTGCACCTGCGCTTTCATGCCGTGGCTACGGTGGCGGTAGTAGCCTTAGGGTTTTACTGCCGCCTGGAGCGGTGGGAGTGGGCGCTGGTGGCGCTGGCCGTGGGCGCCGTCTGGAGCGCCGAATTACTGAATACGGCTGTAGAAGCTATTGTCGACCTGGTTTCGCCGCAGCACCACCCGTTGGCGGGCCGCGCCAAGGATGTAGCGGCCGGTGCGGTGCTGGTGGTAGCCCTGGCGGCACTGGTAGTGGGTCTGCTGATTTTTGGACCCCGCCTCTGGCAGTTGTGGGCCCGGCCTTAGTTCCCGGCCACTGTAGAACCACGCCGATGCTGGCGGCGTAAGCAGGAGACCGGGCACGTCCGGCCTTGTATTTGCATTCTGCCTGTTACTTTCGCGCCCCTATTCCTGTCTGCTATGCGTTTGCTCTTCTCTTTTGCTCCTCTGCTTGCGGCCACGCTGCTCAGCTCCACTGCCTGCCAGCGCCAGGTGGCCGTAACTACGCCCACCGATGATACTGCCGGCCCGGTTAGCGGCCCTTCCACCCCGGCTCCGGTAGCTAATCCTACTACCGAGGCTACTCCCGAACCTGCTATGGTCAGCTTTGATACTACGGCCCGGCCCGCCTGGCTGCAAAAGAAAATCAGCGCCCTGCAGGCGGAAAAACCCCAGAACCCGCGCGCCCGCATTCTGAGCTACACCCTGGATGGGAAAACGGTGTACTACCAAAGCGCCCCCTGCTGCGACCAGTTCACCACCCTGTACGACGCCAAAGGCAAGGTAATCTGCCAGCCAGACGGCGGCATTACGGGCCGCGGCGACGGCAAATGCCCCGATTTCGAAAAGAACCGAACCAATGAGAAGCTGGTTTGGGAAGATGCCCGCTAAAGCGGCCCTCCGCTAACTAATGCTTCAGGGCAGCAGCCGGCCTGGTTGCCGGCTGGCTCTTGCGCGCTTTCTTCTTTCTCCGCCTTTGCAACCACTTACTTTCATGCATAACACCATTGAAAAACTGGCGGCCTACAACGTGTGGGCCAACAACACGCTCTTGCGTCGGTTAGACGAGATTGAAGCCGCCGGGCAGGAAGTGCCGGCCGCGTGTCTGCGCCTGTTCAGCCACGTGCTCAACGCCCAGGCCATCTGGATTGGCCGCCTGACCGCTACTAAAAGCCCCGTGAAGGTTTGGCAGGAGCACACTCTGGCCCAATGTCACCAGTTGCACGAGCAAACCTCAGAGCGGCTGCTGCAAATGATTCACGCGGCGGATGAAACCGAGCTGAACCGCCTGATTTCCTACACCAACTCGGCGGGGGAGTCCTACGTGAGTCAGGTGGCGGATATCTTTACCCACGTGCCGGTGCACGCCAACTACCACCGCGCCCAGGTAGCCCTGCGCCTGCGCGAAAATGGCCTGGAGCCCATCAATACCGACTTTATTACCTATTGCCGGGAGCTGACGGCGGCGGGCAAGCTAACGGTTAGCCTGTAGCATCACCTTTAAGCCACAAAAAAGCCCCGCTGCACATTGCAGCGGGGCTTTTTCATAGGAAGTGAAACTACCTTAGTTCAGGCTGATAACGCCCAAATCGGTGGTATGGTCGTTGGTAACCTGCACATCCGGCTTGTCCACGTTTTCGTAGGGCTCACCGGCGCGGAACTCTACGC
The Hymenobacter sp. DG25B genome window above contains:
- a CDS encoding diacylglycerol kinase family protein; the protein is MASQPQRFRVLRQRAASFGHAFRGVRLALASELHLRFHAVATVAVVALGFYCRLERWEWALVALAVGAVWSAELLNTAVEAIVDLVSPQHHPLAGRAKDVAAGAVLVVALAALVVGLLIFGPRLWQLWARP
- a CDS encoding DUF6970 domain-containing protein, encoding MRLLFSFAPLLAATLLSSTACQRQVAVTTPTDDTAGPVSGPSTPAPVANPTTEATPEPAMVSFDTTARPAWLQKKISALQAEKPQNPRARILSYTLDGKTVYYQSAPCCDQFTTLYDAKGKVICQPDGGITGRGDGKCPDFEKNRTNEKLVWEDAR
- a CDS encoding DinB family protein; this encodes MHNTIEKLAAYNVWANNTLLRRLDEIEAAGQEVPAACLRLFSHVLNAQAIWIGRLTATKSPVKVWQEHTLAQCHQLHEQTSERLLQMIHAADETELNRLISYTNSAGESYVSQVADIFTHVPVHANYHRAQVALRLRENGLEPINTDFITYCRELTAAGKLTVSL